The following proteins are encoded in a genomic region of Amphiura filiformis chromosome 11, Afil_fr2py, whole genome shotgun sequence:
- the LOC140164250 gene encoding hyaluronidase-1-like, giving the protein MKEVNNISVIFTIILMSSSSNACYNSAASMGTGTDEGLYDPPKQSEHNQGSSAFDSQIFKTVWNLPRNKCESHFGVDLNLTSYGIEANAVNTKWNGHAVTIFYNDDLGLYPAYEANGKGEIVKKNAGLPQLTNLTQHLEKVAIDIIAAIPDPDFTGLAVIDWEKWFPQWDFPGSIMDLYRGPSIRLVHERHPDWDDTTVELVAKLEYEQSAKALMEGTLLLGKRLRRKGQWGFYHHPYCYNKHGSAKGCKPEVQQLNNYIPWLFRQTTAYYPSIYINDNVANVSDFVQARFEEALRIREDFGDVKKQDMFSYCRFNYSHTSLHYNLKTLNDTILKSAESGLSGVVLWGDYNDTDSREACQQLKQYVRDALGPTITITSMAATNCSLRLCSGHGRCSGKILQCNKARKQHVSTMFSESQQDSVVRRNRRKQLMNMFQKSVDAINETSDYHKAFNDVEEECSCMCFSGWSGDGCDMPSENES; this is encoded by the exons ATGAAGGAAGTTAACAACATTTCAGTTATATTTACTATCATACTAATGTCTTCATCATCAAACGCTTGTTATAATTCTGCCGCTTCGATGGGAACCGGAACTGATGAAGGATTGTATGATCCACCGAAACAGTCAGAACATAATCAGGGTTCATCTGCGTTTGATAGTCAAATCTTCAAGACTGTATGGAATCTACCCAGAAATAAGTGCGAATCTCACTTCGGTGTTGATTTGAATCTTACATCGTATGGGATAGAAGCGAATGCAGTTAATACCAAATGGAATGGACATGCGGTAACTATATTTTACAATGACGATTTAGGATTATATCCTGCGTATGAGGCTAATGGTAAAGGAGAGATTGTGAAGAAAAATGCTGGGTTACCAcag CTCACGAATCTTACACAGCATCTTGAGAAAGTCGCAATTGATATCATTGCCGCAATTCCAGACCCCGATTTTACCGGTTTGGCCGTGATTGACTGGGAAAAATGGTTCCCGCAATGGGACTTTCCGGGTAGTATCATGGATCTTTATCGTGGTCCATCTATTCGACTGGTTCATGAAAGACATCCGGATTGGGATGACACTACAGTAGAACTTGTTGCTAAACTAGAATATGAACAATCCGCCAAAGCACTTATGGAAGGAACATTACTGTTGGGGAAGAG attaaGAAGAAAAGGTCAATGGGGTTTTTACCATCATCCTTACTGCTACAATAAACACGGCAGTGCCAAGGGTTGTAAACCGGAGGTCCAACAATTAAACAATTACATACCGTGGTTGTTTCGTCAAACAACTGCATATTACCCATCCATTTACATCAATGATAATGTTGCCAATGTTAGTGACTTTGTTCAGGCGAGATTCGAGGAAGCTTTGAGAATTCGAGAGGATTTTGGTGATGTTAAGAAGCAAGATATGTTCAGCTACTGCAGATTCAACTACAGTCACACAAGTCTACATTATAATCTG aaaacatTGAACGACACCATCCTCAAATCAGCAGAAAGTGGTCTTTCAGGTGTTGTGTTGTGGGGAGACTATAACGACACTGATAGCAGAGAAGCTTGTCAACAATTGAAGCAGTATGTTCGTGATGCTCTAGGACCTACTATCACGATAACATCAATGGCTGCAACAAATTGCAGTTTGCGGCTTTGTTCTGGCCATGGTCGTTGCAGTGGAAAGATTTTACAGTGTAACAAAGCGAGAAAGCAACACGTTTCAACGATGTTTTCTGAATCACAGCAGGATAGCGTCGTCAGACGAAACCGTAGAAAGCAGTTGATGAATATGTTTCAAAAGTCGGTTGATGCTATAAACGAAACTTCTGATTATCATAAAGCGTTCAATGACGTCGAAGAGGAATGCTCATGTATGTGTTTTAGTGGTTGGTCTGGAGATGGTTGTGATATGCCCTCTGAAAATGAATCTTAA